In the genome of Syntrophorhabdaceae bacterium, the window ATACCTATGGTGGGAATCGTCAGCATTTCGGTGATCTCTTTGGCCAGCTGTCTGGGAACGCACTCAAGGACCACCATGAACGCGCCTGCCGCTTCCACGGCCCTGGCGTCGTCGATGAGCTTTTCGACGTCCTTACCCTTGCCCTGCACCTTGTATCCCCCCATGCGATGGATGGACTGCGGGGTGAGGCCGATATGGGCGACAACGGGGATATCTACATCAACAATGGCCCGTATGGTGTCGTGCATGGTGACGCCGCCTTCGAGCTTCACCGCTTCGGCGCCGCTCTCCTTCAACATCCTGCCGGCATTGCGTTTTGCCTGCTCGATGCTTTCCTGGTAGGACATGAAAGGCATATCGATTATGGGCAGGGCCCGCTTGATACCTCGTACGACCGCCCGGGTGTGGTGGATCATTTCATCAATGGTAACGGGGATGGTGTTGGTATAACCCAGAACGACGGGACCAACGGAGTCGCCTACAAGGATGGTGTCCACGCCCGCGTTGTCAAGGATTCGGGCTGTCGGATGATCGTAGGCAGTGAGCATGGTTATCTTGCGCTGGCCCTTCATGCCTTTGAGCGCTGGTACGGTTATCTTGTTCATCATGATCCTCTATAAACAAAAAACCTTCTGAACTCGCGTCAGAAGGTTACCGTTGCTTCGCGCCTTCCGTCTCGGTCCAGGTCAGGATCCAAGCGGCATCCGGGTAATATGAAACACCCAAACCCGGAAAATGTCAATAATTATTTCTGCTCAGGCCGGATGCCTCTACTGCGGCCTTGAACTGTCTTGCTGTTCTAAGCTCCCTTGTTCTTGTATTCATCGTACCGCAGCATCGTGATGAATGCATCTTCATCGTCAAGGAATTCATCATAGCTGAGTTCCTTGATAACCTGACTGCTCCCGCAATTGGGGCAGAACAATTCGGGCACTTCGCCATCGAGAAAAGAGTATCCGCACAATTTGCACAAGTATTCGTCGGGAAATCTCACTGTTGCCTCCTATGAAACTGACACTTCAAATATATACTTACGGGTGGAATTGTCAATGACAATCTTGGACCCGGTTCAAAAGAATTCATTCATTATCACTTTAAAGTTCTTTTCGACCATATCCCGTCCACTGACCACTTCTCCATGGCCCGGGATGAGGTATTCAATGTCTAAAGTGGCGAGCCTCGCGATACTGCGGCTGAGTGCCTCCGTGTTCCCGCCGGGCAGATCCGTCCTTCCCACGCCCATGTAAAAAAGGGTATCCCCCGATATGAGGAGCTTCTTTTCCTTCCAGTAGAAGCACAACGATCCCGGAGAGTGACCGGGGGTGAGGATCACCTGGAAGATAACGTCGCCGATGGCGAATTCACCCTCGTTGAGATAGAAGGAATAGGGTTTCTTCGGCATTTCGCAGCCTGTCATGAGATAGAGGTCTCTGCCGGTATCATTAAGATGATCGAACTCCACCCGGCCTATCGCCCTCATGGTCTCGCCGTCGAAGGCATCGACAGCTTCCATATGGTCGGGATGACCGTGAGTGCCTATAACGAGCTTTACAAGCTCGATGTTCTTGCCGTCCTGGGCCATGCCGTTCATGACATTACCCAGAAAGTTCTTGTGTCCGGGATCGATGAGCGTCGGCACCGGTCCGTCGATGAAGACGGTGTTGCAGTTGTTCGCCTCGTATGAGGTCCAGGGGTAAACATATATGTTGTCAAGGAATTTCATGGCATCTCCTGCTGTATCAGCATGGCGTCGCTGTCAATTGCTTCCGGGTGAAAGGAAAAGATCCTGATCGTGCCGTTGTCGATCTCCACCTTTGCTGTCCGCGGCACGTCCTTGCCATAGCGGGCAATGATCCGGGCCGACATGAGAAGCACCTCCTCGGAGGGTTCTTCGGCCTTGAGGATTCCCCGGGGCCCCTTGAAATCGACGGGATCCACGGTGGTGTATGAGCTCTCCCTCATCACGCCCAACTGTTCGTTCTCCCGTTCGTTCCGGGCGACGACGAACTTCGCCGAGGGGGACAGTCTGAAGTGCCTGCCTATGGTCAAAAGCTCAATGTCCTGCGTCGTGTAGGCCTTGTCCGTCGCCATGAGGTCCTTGAGTTTTCTCGAGAAGATGGGATCGGTAAGCAGGCATCCCCCTCCGGGCATGTCGAACTCTGTGAGCTTGTAGGTCTCGACGAGTTCGTACTGCATGTGTCGGGACCTGCCGGAAATATCAAGGAGCTTCTCCCTGTCAAGAATACCTTCTTGTTCGGGGATGCTTGGCGGGAAGAGCCTGGCAGAAAGAGGCCTCACGATAAGACCTGTCAGTCCGCTTCGTTTCTCGATAAGCTCTATGGTATTGCGGCGCTGGGACATCGGCCGCTGGCCCAGTACCTCCCCGGTGACAACAAAGGATGCGTCCAGTTCAGGGAGAAGTTCTCTCGTCAGGTTCAGCATATAGATCCTGCAGTCGATGCAGGGGTTCATGTTCTTTCCGTATCCGTAACGGGGGTTCTTGATGATCTCGATATAATCCTCCCCCTTTGTCTTTGTGATGATCCTGATGCCGAGTTCATCGGCTGTACGCAATGCCTTGTGGCCCCGCAGCCTGTCCCGTTTGCTCGCGAATATGGAACTGAAGTGGAGACCGATCACCTCGATGCCCTGCTCCATGATGAGCTTTGTTGCGACGGCGCTGTCAAGGCCGCCGGATATCAGTGATATGGCGCGTTTCTTCATGATGTGACGTCCACGGAAATCCCTGGGGGATGGCCTATTGCATCTCCTCCGGTGTCCGTTCGTCGAGCGTGACCAGGCTAATGCCCGAGTCGACGCCCGGCAAGGGCTCCACAGGATTGGTGAGCAGGAAACTGCCCGTTTCCACCCATGTCTTCAGGGTGGAGGCTATCTCATGGGCTTTTGAATAGCTTGATATGGGGAAGGTGGGCACATCCTTTCCCTTGACGGTTATTCTCCCGGACTTCAACTGGGCATATGTGACCTCACAGAGGCTTCCCGGAACACGCTGGGGATAGTCCGAGGAGTAGTCCACGACCTGGGCATAGAAATCCTCATCGCTCCGGGAGGTGAAAAAGGCCATCTCCTCATCGATGACGGGTATGGGTATTCCCAACCCCACGAACATCGTGGGCCCATAGCCGAGAAAGCTTGCGCCCCTGAGATAATTGCCCGACATTTGCTTCGCATCGCCAATGACGGCAAGGGTGCCGGCACCCCCTTTTGGTAATCCTTCCGGGGTCCTGGGGGCACAGGGGTTGTGCTGCGTGCCGTTCCATGCCACGTACCCGACGCCGCCACCGAGAAAGATCCTGGTGCCTATTCCGATCGTCCTGTACTTGGGGTCCTTGAGAAGAGGTGACAACTGGCCGGCGCTGGAGTAATTGGCACTCCCCAGATTCGGTTTGATGACCCCCATGTAGGTGTGGATGACCCTGTTCGAGACGTTGACGCCCACGTTGTAGTTCTGGTAACTGTTCCTGGGGCTGTAAATGTAGGCCTCGTTGACGGTTTCCTTGTTGATATAGGTCTCTATCTTTTTCCTCGGATAGCAGTCGGTGCCGTAAGCGCTGGCGTCAAGCCTGATGGCCTTGCCGCTCACGAAATCTTCTATGACGTGCCCTCCGCCGTATTTGAAGGCGCCGGGATAAACGGTGTTTCTGGGGTCGTTATCAGGCATGGAGGTGGCGCCGAGATAGATATCGACGGCGGCTATCCCGCAATATGCCGGGACGTCGTTG includes:
- the panB gene encoding 3-methyl-2-oxobutanoate hydroxymethyltransferase, which translates into the protein MNKITVPALKGMKGQRKITMLTAYDHPTARILDNAGVDTILVGDSVGPVVLGYTNTIPVTIDEMIHHTRAVVRGIKRALPIIDMPFMSYQESIEQAKRNAGRMLKESGAEAVKLEGGVTMHDTIRAIVDVDIPVVAHIGLTPQSIHRMGGYKVQGKGKDVEKLIDDARAVEAAGAFMVVLECVPRQLAKEITEMLTIPTIG
- a CDS encoding MBL fold metallo-hydrolase encodes the protein MKFLDNIYVYPWTSYEANNCNTVFIDGPVPTLIDPGHKNFLGNVMNGMAQDGKNIELVKLVIGTHGHPDHMEAVDAFDGETMRAIGRVEFDHLNDTGRDLYLMTGCEMPKKPYSFYLNEGEFAIGDVIFQVILTPGHSPGSLCFYWKEKKLLISGDTLFYMGVGRTDLPGGNTEALSRSIARLATLDIEYLIPGHGEVVSGRDMVEKNFKVIMNEFF
- a CDS encoding homocysteine biosynthesis protein; its protein translation is MKSIAEINERIKKGKVVVVTADEMVEIVKKNGTKKAAQQVDVVTTGTFGPMCSSGMFMNLGHSKPRIKIGGGRCYLNDVPAYCGIAAVDIYLGATSMPDNDPRNTVYPGAFKYGGGHVIEDFVSGKAIRLDASAYGTDCYPRKKIETYINKETVNEAYIYSPRNSYQNYNVGVNVSNRVIHTYMGVIKPNLGSANYSSAGQLSPLLKDPKYRTIGIGTRIFLGGGVGYVAWNGTQHNPCAPRTPEGLPKGGAGTLAVIGDAKQMSGNYLRGASFLGYGPTMFVGLGIPIPVIDEEMAFFTSRSDEDFYAQVVDYSSDYPQRVPGSLCEVTYAQLKSGRITVKGKDVPTFPISSYSKAHEIASTLKTWVETGSFLLTNPVEPLPGVDSGISLVTLDERTPEEMQ